A section of the Castanea sativa cultivar Marrone di Chiusa Pesio chromosome 12, ASM4071231v1 genome encodes:
- the LOC142618961 gene encoding uncharacterized protein LOC142618961 isoform X1 yields the protein MGWGAFLKLFAYFFTLLSWPSFTLLYSVYASFLAIESGSSSRNRQCLTYWVLFSLVKVLESSFVYLFEWHPFWSYAKGTATFLLVIPYFGGASYVYKHFISPYISEQKWNILFISRREGFSVTEQDTFFDTTEGNDIKNELEEKEKHIICQGVPDPSYDSIERNVTQPTSPKKVQKEWSCALCLVSTSSEESLKEHLLGKKHKVKQAEVKKFPMKSASKSSTALKKNSETVLFQKLNQILMLKSIRLCRWKKPEFGCTKLNTDGSVDRENAGFGGLLRDYKGDPICAFVSKAPGDDIFFVELWAIWRGLVLAANIGIKVIWVESDSMSAVKTINREQPFSPKVAICLKHIWKLLRKFKKCKVSHSWRETNRAADHLAKMAVLGSDVVLWPADFPRSLCDIINDDAQGKIYYRM from the exons ATGGGTTGGGGAGCTTTTCTCAAGCTTTTTGCGTACTTCTTCACTCTTCTTTCTTG GCCTTCATTCACTTTGCTTTATTCTGT GTATGCTTCGTTCCTGGCAATAGAGAGTGGTTCCAGCTCCAGAAATCGGCAATGTCTCACCTATTGGGTTCTGTTTTCCTTGGTTAAAGTCTTGGAGTCTTCGTTTGTATATCTTTTTGAATG GCATCCCTTCTGGTCTTATGCCAAGGGTACGGCAACTTTCTTGTTGGTGATACCTTACTTTGGTGGTGCTTCTTATGTCTACAAGCATTTTATTAGTCCCTATATTTCTGAGCAGAAATGGAACATTTTGTTCATATCCAGAAGGGAGGGGTTCAGTGTGACTGAGCAGGACACCTTTTTTGATACCACCGAGGGAAACGATATCAAAAATGAACTGGAAGAAAAGGAGAAACACATCATATGTCAG GGAGTACCAGATCCCAGTTATGACAGTATAGAAAGAAATGTTACTCAGCCTACCAGTCCAAAGAAAGTTCAGAAAGAGTGGAGCTGCGCTCTTTGTTTGGTAAGCACTTCTAGTGAAGAATCTTTGAAGGAACACCTCCTAGGGAAGAAGCACAAGGTTAAGCAAGCAGAAGTGAAAAAATTCCCAATGAAGAGTGCAAGCAAGTCTTCTACCGCGCTGAAGAAAAACAGTGAGACAGTTCTTTTCCAGAAGCTCAACCAAATACTGATGCTTAAATCAATTAGACTGTGTAGATGGAAAAAGCCAGAGTTTGGATGCACAAAATTAAATACTGATGGATCTGTAGATCGTGAAAATGCTGGCTTTGGAGGATTACTTAGAGATTACAAGGGTGACCCAATATGTGCCTTTGTCTCTAAGGCACCTGGAGATGATATCTTCTTTGTTGAACTATGGGCTATATGGAGAGGCCTTGTTCTTGCTGCAAATATAGGCATTAAAGTGATATGGGTCGAGTCTGATTCAATGAGTGCTGTGAAAACCATTAATAGAGAGCAGCCTTTTAGTCCAAAGGTTGCTATCTGCTTGAAGCATATATGGAAGCTTCTAAGAAAGTTTAAGAAGTGTAAAGTTTCTCATTCTTGGCGTGAAACTAATAGAGCAGCTGATCATCTTGCAAAGATGGCTGTTTTGGGAAGTGATGTGGTTTTATGGCCTGCTGATTTTCCAAGGAGCCTTTGCGACATCATTAACGATGATGCACAAGGAAAGATTTACTACAGAATGTGA
- the LOC142618961 gene encoding uncharacterized protein LOC142618961 isoform X2, protein MSLSLTDHSCLCMHPFWSYAKGTATFLLVIPYFGGASYVYKHFISPYISEQKWNILFISRREGFSVTEQDTFFDTTEGNDIKNELEEKEKHIICQGVPDPSYDSIERNVTQPTSPKKVQKEWSCALCLVSTSSEESLKEHLLGKKHKVKQAEVKKFPMKSASKSSTALKKNSETVLFQKLNQILMLKSIRLCRWKKPEFGCTKLNTDGSVDRENAGFGGLLRDYKGDPICAFVSKAPGDDIFFVELWAIWRGLVLAANIGIKVIWVESDSMSAVKTINREQPFSPKVAICLKHIWKLLRKFKKCKVSHSWRETNRAADHLAKMAVLGSDVVLWPADFPRSLCDIINDDAQGKIYYRM, encoded by the exons ATGAGTTTGAGCTTAACTGATCACTCGTGTCTCTGTAT GCATCCCTTCTGGTCTTATGCCAAGGGTACGGCAACTTTCTTGTTGGTGATACCTTACTTTGGTGGTGCTTCTTATGTCTACAAGCATTTTATTAGTCCCTATATTTCTGAGCAGAAATGGAACATTTTGTTCATATCCAGAAGGGAGGGGTTCAGTGTGACTGAGCAGGACACCTTTTTTGATACCACCGAGGGAAACGATATCAAAAATGAACTGGAAGAAAAGGAGAAACACATCATATGTCAG GGAGTACCAGATCCCAGTTATGACAGTATAGAAAGAAATGTTACTCAGCCTACCAGTCCAAAGAAAGTTCAGAAAGAGTGGAGCTGCGCTCTTTGTTTGGTAAGCACTTCTAGTGAAGAATCTTTGAAGGAACACCTCCTAGGGAAGAAGCACAAGGTTAAGCAAGCAGAAGTGAAAAAATTCCCAATGAAGAGTGCAAGCAAGTCTTCTACCGCGCTGAAGAAAAACAGTGAGACAGTTCTTTTCCAGAAGCTCAACCAAATACTGATGCTTAAATCAATTAGACTGTGTAGATGGAAAAAGCCAGAGTTTGGATGCACAAAATTAAATACTGATGGATCTGTAGATCGTGAAAATGCTGGCTTTGGAGGATTACTTAGAGATTACAAGGGTGACCCAATATGTGCCTTTGTCTCTAAGGCACCTGGAGATGATATCTTCTTTGTTGAACTATGGGCTATATGGAGAGGCCTTGTTCTTGCTGCAAATATAGGCATTAAAGTGATATGGGTCGAGTCTGATTCAATGAGTGCTGTGAAAACCATTAATAGAGAGCAGCCTTTTAGTCCAAAGGTTGCTATCTGCTTGAAGCATATATGGAAGCTTCTAAGAAAGTTTAAGAAGTGTAAAGTTTCTCATTCTTGGCGTGAAACTAATAGAGCAGCTGATCATCTTGCAAAGATGGCTGTTTTGGGAAGTGATGTGGTTTTATGGCCTGCTGATTTTCCAAGGAGCCTTTGCGACATCATTAACGATGATGCACAAGGAAAGATTTACTACAGAATGTGA